The Enteractinococcus fodinae genome has a segment encoding these proteins:
- the cysK gene encoding cysteine synthase A → MAKMLDNITQAVGQTPLIRLNRLTEDLPADVAVKVEFYNPANSVKDRIGVAIVDAAEKSGKLRPGGTIVEGTSGNTGIALAMVGAARGYRVVLTMPETMSNERRVMLRAYGAEIVLTPGADGMRGAVEKAAQIVEETENSILAQQFANQANVEIHYNTTGPEIWEASEGKVDILVSGIGTGGTITGAGRYLKEQKPDVKLVAVEPADSPILSGGKPGPHKIQGIGANFVPEVLDTELYSSVYTATLEESVQNSRLLGTKEGILGGISSGAAIAAALDEAKREENAGKLIVAVIPDFGERYISTVLYEDIRG, encoded by the coding sequence ATGGCAAAGATGCTCGATAACATCACTCAAGCCGTCGGTCAGACGCCCCTTATCCGTCTGAACCGCCTCACAGAGGATCTGCCGGCAGATGTTGCCGTCAAAGTCGAGTTCTATAACCCAGCGAACTCCGTGAAAGACCGCATCGGTGTGGCTATCGTGGATGCCGCCGAGAAGTCCGGCAAACTTCGTCCGGGTGGGACCATTGTTGAAGGCACCTCGGGCAACACCGGTATCGCCTTGGCTATGGTCGGCGCGGCACGCGGTTACCGCGTAGTGCTGACCATGCCAGAAACGATGTCGAACGAGCGTCGTGTTATGTTGCGCGCCTACGGTGCCGAGATCGTATTGACTCCGGGCGCTGACGGTATGCGCGGTGCCGTTGAAAAAGCCGCCCAAATCGTGGAAGAAACCGAAAACTCCATCTTGGCGCAGCAGTTCGCCAACCAAGCCAACGTAGAAATTCACTACAACACCACCGGTCCAGAGATCTGGGAGGCCTCGGAAGGCAAAGTAGATATCTTGGTTTCCGGCATTGGCACCGGTGGAACGATCACCGGCGCTGGGCGCTACCTGAAAGAGCAGAAACCAGACGTCAAACTCGTAGCCGTAGAGCCTGCTGATTCACCAATCCTGTCCGGTGGTAAACCAGGCCCGCACAAGATTCAGGGCATCGGCGCGAACTTCGTTCCAGAGGTTCTCGATACCGAGCTGTACTCTTCCGTCTATACCGCCACCTTGGAAGAATCCGTCCAAAACTCGCGTTTGCTGGGGACTAAAGAGGGCATTCTCGGTGGTATCTCCTCCGGGGCCGCTATCGCAGCTGCCTTAGATGAGGCCAAGCGAGAAGAAAACGCCGGCAAACTGATTGTTGCCGTGATCCCTGACTTTGGCGAACGGTACATCTCCACCGTCTTGTACGAAGATATCCGCGGCTAA
- the msrA gene encoding peptide-methionine (S)-S-oxide reductase MsrA — protein MMNQHENGSNPNHRTLIVGGGCFWCQDAVYRKTRGVIESECGYIGGHVPNPSYEQVSTGTTGHAEAVKVTFDQDVIDADTILDMLFASHDPTTLNRQGADVGPQYRSALFPQSVEDKELFEQAIERHQQHWDDPIVTTIEEDATWWPAEEQHQDFYARNPNWGYCQVVINPKLANVRKHYSAWLQ, from the coding sequence ATGATGAACCAACACGAAAACGGGTCAAACCCCAATCACAGAACGTTAATAGTCGGCGGCGGATGTTTTTGGTGTCAGGACGCGGTATATCGCAAGACCCGAGGTGTCATCGAGTCTGAATGCGGTTATATCGGGGGTCATGTACCCAACCCGAGTTACGAGCAAGTCTCAACCGGCACGACCGGTCACGCAGAAGCCGTGAAGGTGACCTTCGATCAGGATGTTATCGATGCAGACACCATCTTGGATATGCTGTTCGCTTCCCATGATCCGACCACCTTGAATCGCCAGGGCGCCGATGTGGGACCGCAGTATCGCTCCGCGCTTTTCCCTCAATCGGTCGAAGACAAAGAACTCTTTGAACAGGCCATCGAGCGCCACCAGCAGCACTGGGACGATCCAATCGTGACAACGATTGAGGAAGATGCCACGTGGTGGCCGGCGGAAGAACAGCACCAAGACTTTTATGCGCGCAACCCTAATTGGGGCTACTGTCAGGTCGTGATCAACCCGAAACTGGCCAATGTGCGAAAACATTACTCTGCGTGGCTGCAATAA